The Meiothermus ruber DSM 1279 genome includes the window GGCTGCGCGGGATTACCTTTTTCCGCACGGTTTACTACATCCCCAGCGTGCTCTCCTCGGCTGCCGTAACGGTAATTGCCATCTGGTTTTTCCAGAAAACCGGTTTCCTGAACACCTTTATTGGGTACATTGGCTCGGTGGCCCCGGTGCTCCTGGTCTTTGGGGGCCTTTTTGTGCTGGCCCAGGCGGTGCAGGTGGGCTGGGAACGCTGGCGGGGGGTGCCGGTGCCCTGGCTCGACCCGGCCCTGGCCACCATCTCGCTGGTGGTGGCGCTGGCCCTCACCTGGGGGCTGGTGGGGCTGGGGGTGGTGCGGCCCCTCGAGGCCCGTCCCCCCGAGTTCACCTGGCTCACCAACCCCGACCGCTTTCTGGGGATTCCCATCCCGCTTTGGAGCATCGTTATCCTCAACACCTTCACCACCATTCCCACCCTGATGTTGATCTTCCTGGCAGGTTTGCAGGACATTCCCAAAAGCCTTTACGAGGCAGCCTCCATTGACGGGGCCTCGCCCGTGCAGCAGTTCTTTAGCGTGACCGTGCCCATGCTGCGCCCGGTGACTTTTTTGGTGATTACTTTGTCGCTCATTGGCACCTTGCAGATGTTCGACCAGGTGGCCCTGATGGGCGACGCGGCCCCGCTGGACTCGATTATCGTGCTGGCCTATTACGTCTACAACAACGTGTTTAGTGGGGAGGGCCAGGTGGGCCTGGCCTCGGCGGCGGCCCTGATTCTGGCCGGGCTGACCTTCGCCATTGTGCTCTTGCAACGGGCGCTGGGCATCTCGGAGAAGGCCCATTAGGGGGTGCGGGATGGCGACACAAGCGATCCGACCGGTGCGCAAACTGGACGAGCGCCACCTGGCCCGCCAGCGTTGGGCGCGGGCGGGCTGGGTGTATGGCACCATGCTGGCGCTGGCGGTTTTCTTCATTGGACCCTTTTACGTGGCGTTTCTAGGTAGCCTGAAGGACAACCCCCTCGAGTGGCCCTTCCGCTATAGCTTTGCCCAGACCCAGCCCAAGAACTGGGCGGCGGCCTGGCGGCTGGGGCAGTTGGGCGCGGGCAACCCCTGGACGGGAGGGTTTGCACCGGGCGCTGAGATTCCCTTCCAGATCAGCTATTTTGTGGAGGAGGGCCAGGAGCCCGAGCCCCCTACCGTCACGGTGCCCACCCGGCGGGCCGGGGCCGGCCTGGGGGCCATCTTCGACGAGGTGCAGGCGGCCCCGTACGCCCAGGTTTCCGAGGTACAGGAGGTGAGCCGCCGTCCGGCGGTGGTGGGCGGTCAGCCGGGTCAGGTTGTGACCTA containing:
- a CDS encoding carbohydrate ABC transporter permease; protein product: MLRSRRTEALYALLFLAPFLIHLGIFFVFAFVRTVGFSFTDATLIGQSSRFVGFANFVELFREPRFLAAFTHSISFMLVVTTLQTFLALVLAAVLNQRLRGITFFRTVYYIPSVLSSAAVTVIAIWFFQKTGFLNTFIGYIGSVAPVLLVFGGLFVLAQAVQVGWERWRGVPVPWLDPALATISLVVALALTWGLVGLGVVRPLEARPPEFTWLTNPDRFLGIPIPLWSIVILNTFTTIPTLMLIFLAGLQDIPKSLYEAASIDGASPVQQFFSVTVPMLRPVTFLVITLSLIGTLQMFDQVALMGDAAPLDSIIVLAYYVYNNVFSGEGQVGLASAAALILAGLTFAIVLLQRALGISEKAH